In Oreochromis niloticus isolate F11D_XX linkage group LG18, O_niloticus_UMD_NMBU, whole genome shotgun sequence, one genomic interval encodes:
- the b3gnt5b gene encoding lactosylceramide 1,3-N-acetyl-beta-D-glucosaminyltransferase B: MFLNFRRVRKWQLVQVMTTCLVLSVVMVCWQQLDNSIVSHVKSYSYRYLINSFTSVNESLTIPRKQARMFSNFHYLMDHPNKCVGEDVLLLLFVKTSPENIERRMAIRSTWGNETYIQNTLGVTVKVVFVLGAVQTKETEPLWSKSSGVGFQYQLIQENRLHGDLIQQDFLDSFHNLTLKLIMQFHWMHSRCPHARFLMTADDDIFVHMPNLVSYLQDVSSRDVKDFWVGRVHRGAPPIRDKESKYYVSYEMYPWVTYPDYTAGAAYVVSGDVAEKIYHATLTLNASIYIDDVFMGICASTVGVSPQEHNYFSGEGKAPYHPCIYTKMMTSHGHIEDIHDVWKAATHPQVKQQVSGFLGDLYCTAVKLALLCKPYYFNTYPCIAAFS; encoded by the coding sequence ATGTTTCTGAATTTCCGCCGGGTTCGAAAATGGCAGTTGGTGCAGGTGATGACCACTTGCCTGGTGCTCTCTGTGGTGATGGTCTGCTGGCAGCAGCTGGACAACAGCATCGTCAGCCACGTCAAATCCTATTCCTATCGCTACCTGATCAACAGCTTCACCTCCGTCAACGAGAGCCTCACCATCCCCCGAAAGCAAGCCAGAATGTTTAGCAACTTCCACTACCTTATGGACCACCCCAACAAATGCGTCGGGGAAGatgttctcctcctcctctttgtcAAAACGTCGCCAGAAAATATAGAAAGGCGAATGGCCATCAGGTCCACCTGGGGGAACGAGACCTACATCCAAAATACCCTGGGGGTGACAGTCAAGGTGGTGTTCGTTCTGGGAGCAGTTCAGACCAAGGAGACGGAGCCTTTGTGGAGCAAGAGTAGTGGCGTTGGTTTTCAGTATCAGCTCATCCAAGAGAATCGTCTCCATGGCGACTTGATCCAGCAAGACTTTCTAGACTCTTTCCACAACCTGACCCTGAAGCTGATCATGCAGTTCCACTGGATGCACAGCCGCTGCCCACACGCCCGCTTCCTCATGACCGCCGATGACGACATCTTCGTCCACATGCCCAACCTGGTGAGCTACCTGCAGGACGTGAGCAGCAGAGATGTTAAAGACTTCTGGGTCGGTCGAGTGCACAGAGGCGCGCCGCCCATCCGCGACAAGGAGAGCAAGTACTACGTTTCCTATGAGATGTACCCCTGGGTGACCTACCCGGACTACACAGCTGGGGCTGCGTATGTTGTCTCCGGTGACGTCGCGGAGAAAATCTACCACGCCACGCTGACCCTGAACGCATCCATTTACATAGACGATGTGTTCATGGGCATCTGCGCCAGCACCGTGGGTGTGTCACCACAGGAGCACAATTATTTCTCAGGAGAGGGCAAGGCGCCGTATCACCCATGTATCTACACAAAGATGATGACATCACACGGGCACATAGAAGACATTCACGACGTTTGGAAGGCAGCAACGCACCCTCAGGTGAAACAGCAGGTCTCTGGATTCTTAGGGGACCTGTACTGCACCGCTGTGAAACTGGCTCTGCTTTGTAAACCCTACTATTTCAACACCTACCCCTGCATAGCAGCCTTTTCCTAG